The region AGTGGGCGTGGGACAAGGAGAAAACGAGATGGGCGACTGGACGATCGGGATCATCGGGGGCAGCGGCCTCTACCAGATCGATTCCCTCGAGGATGCACAATGGATCCGCGTGAACTCGCCCTTCGGCGAGGCGTCCGACGAAATCCTGTGCGGCCGGATCGGCAATGTGAAGCTGCGCTTCCTGCCGCGCCACGGCCGCGGACATCGCATACCTCCGTCGGAAGTGAATGCGCGGGCCAACATCGACGCGCTCAAGCGCGCCGGCTGCACCGATATCCTCGCCATCTCCTCGGTCGGGAGCCTGCGCGAGGAGCTCGAACCCGGGAGTTTCGTCGTTGTCGACCAGTTCATCGACCGCACGTCCAAGGGGCAGGGGGCCAGGCCCTCGACCTTCTTCGGCACCGGCATGGTCGCCCATGTCAGCATGGCCGAACCGGTCTGCGAGCGGCTTTCCGGTTTCGCTGCGAGTGCAGTCGAGAAGGCAGGCGGCAAGGTCGCGAAGGGCGGGACCTATCTCGCGATGGAAGGCCCGCAGTTCTCGACCCGCGCCGAAAGCCACCTCTACCGCGAATGGGGCGCGGACGTGATCGGCATGACCGCCATGCCCGAGGCCAAGCTCGCGCGCGAAGCGGAGATGCCATACGCGCTCGTCGGCATGGTGACCGATTACGACTGCTGGCGCGAGGATGCTGCCTTCGTCGAAGTGAGCGAAGTGATCGCGCAGATGCAGTCGAACGGCGACATCGCGCGCGCCGCGGTCGAGCATTTCATCGCCGGGCTGCCCAAGACCCGCAAGGTATCGCCGCTCGACACGGTGCTCGACCATGCCGTGATTACCCCGCCCGATGCGCGCGACCCGCAGATGCTCGCGCGCCTTGACGCTGTTGCCGGGCGGATACTCTAGCCCCGGCCCAAATCCTTCCTTCGCCGTTAACCCTCAATCGCAACCGCGTTGCAGGGGGCCACGGGATAGCTCAGCCGCACTATGGCAAAGCTGTCCCTCATCCGCCGACTCGCGCCGCTGGGCGTTCTCGTCGCCGCGACCACCGCAACGCCGGCCCAGGCCGGTGCGTTTTCCGGCAACATCGCCGTGCCGGCGCTCGCGCTACCGAGCATCACTTTCGTGGTGCAGGGTATCCAGCCGATGAGCGCGCAGCAGGACTGCGTGGCTCCGCTCGCGGCGAACGCGCAGGTCCCGGCGCAAAACCAAGCTATGTCGAAGTCGGCAGCCATCCTCGGTGGACAGATGAGCGCGCTCGATCGCATCCGTGCGCAGCAGACGGGCGAGATCTCGACCATGCCGGTCGAAGAGCCGGTCGTTGCGGCAACTCCGGCCGTCGCCGCACCATGTGCAGGGCAGGGGACGGTGCCG is a window of Erythrobacter sp. HKB08 DNA encoding:
- the mtnP gene encoding S-methyl-5'-thioadenosine phosphorylase is translated as MGDWTIGIIGGSGLYQIDSLEDAQWIRVNSPFGEASDEILCGRIGNVKLRFLPRHGRGHRIPPSEVNARANIDALKRAGCTDILAISSVGSLREELEPGSFVVVDQFIDRTSKGQGARPSTFFGTGMVAHVSMAEPVCERLSGFAASAVEKAGGKVAKGGTYLAMEGPQFSTRAESHLYREWGADVIGMTAMPEAKLAREAEMPYALVGMVTDYDCWREDAAFVEVSEVIAQMQSNGDIARAAVEHFIAGLPKTRKVSPLDTVLDHAVITPPDARDPQMLARLDAVAGRIL